The following coding sequences lie in one Populus trichocarpa isolate Nisqually-1 chromosome 14, P.trichocarpa_v4.1, whole genome shotgun sequence genomic window:
- the LOC18110028 gene encoding ABC transporter B family member 11 isoform X1 — protein sequence MQCKAINANVNFNRGYELYPNPLNLLCYSSSINSLYQKSSGPNKELEKQERSKEDEKTKTVPFPKLFSFADSTDTVLMIIGSIGAVGNGISLPLMSILLGDVINSFGQNQHNENVVHLVSKVSLKFVYLAVGSGVGSFLQVACWMVTGERQAARIRGTYLKTILRQDVAFFDKETNTGEVVGRMSGDTVLIQDAMGEKVGKFIQLLSTFFGGFAIAFVQGWLLTLVMLSSIPLIVIAGAAMSIMISRKASLGQTAYAKAAIVVEQTLGSIRTVASFTCEEQAISNYQKFLITAYKSGVQEGFAAGLGIGIVMLVIFSSYALAIWFGGKLIVEKGYTGGTVINVIVALLIGSTSLGQASPCMSAFVAGQAAASKMFQTISREPKIDAYEMRGKILKDINGDIELRDVYFSYPARPDDQIFSGLSLLVPSGITAALVGQSGSGKSTVISLLERFYDPQAGEVLIDGINLKEFQLKWIREKIGLVSQEPVLFTSSIRDNIAYGKDGATTEEIRAVAELANAAKFIDKLPQGLDTMVGEHGTQMSGGQKQRIAIARAILKDPRILLLDEATSALDAESERIVQEALDRIMVNRTTLIVAHRLSTVRNVDLISVIHHGKIVEKGSHSELLKDPEGAYSQLIRLQEVNKESEHETEDHKSDITMESFRQSSPRISLERSLSRGSSGAGNISPFSVSLGLHTAGFSVPDTDNAPGEVEASSHKPKTPDGLIRRLAYLNKPEIPVLIAGAIAAILNGVIFPIFGVLLSNVIKTFFEPPHELRKDSKFWALMFMTLGLASFLVFPTQTYLFSVAGGKLIQRIRSICFEKVVHMEVGWFDEPEHSSGVIGARLSADAATVRALVGDSLAQMVQNIASATAGLVIAFTACWQLALIILVLIPLVGLNGIIQIKFMKGFSADAKMMYEEASQVANDAVGSIRTVASFCAEEKVMQLYKKKCEGPMETGIKQGLICGTGFGVSFFLLFSVYATSFYAGAQLVQHGKTTFTEVFRVFFALTMAAIGISQTSSFGPDSSSAKTAAASIFSIIDRKSKMDASDESGTKLDSVRGEIELHHISFKYPTRPDIQIFRDLSLVIHSGKTVALVGESGSGKSTVISLLQRFYDPHSGHITLDGVDIQSLQLKWLRQQMGLVSQEPVLFNDTIRANIAYGKQGKATETEILAASELANAHNFISSLQQGYDTIVGERGVQLSGGQKQRVAIARAIVKSPRVLLLDEATSALDAESERTVQDALDRVVVNRTTVVVAHRLSTIKNADVIAVVKNGVIVEKGKHDTLIHIKDGFYASLVALHMTASTA from the exons GTATCTCTCAAATTTGTCTACTTGGCAGTGGGGTCTGGTGTAGGATCATTTCTGC AGGTGGCTTGCTGGATGGTCACGGGAGAGAGGCAGGCTGCTCGGATAAGGGGTACATATTTGAAAACTATACTAAGACAAGATGTTGCTTTTTTTGACAAGGAAACAAACACTGGAGAGGTTGTTGGTAGAATGTCTGGTGACACTGTTCTTATACAAGATGCCATGGGTGAAAAG GTTGGGAAATTTATACAGCTGCTATCAACATTCTTTGGAGGCTTTGCAATAGCATTTGTCCAAGGATGGCTTCTTACTCTAGTCATGTTATCTTCCATTCCCCTGATTGTGATAGCTGGTGCGGCCATGTCAATAATGATATCTAGGAAAGCATCTCTTGGACAAACTGCTTATGCAAAAGCAGCAATTGTCGTTGAACAGACACTTGGCTCGATCAGAACT GTCGCGTCATTTACTTGTGAAGAGCAAGCCATAAGCAATTACCAGAAGTTTCTCATTACTGCTTACAAATCCGGGGTTCAAGAAGGCTTTGCTGCTGGATTAGGTATTGGCATTGTTATGTTAGTAATCTTCAGCAGCTATGCTTTGGCAATATGGTTTGGTGGGAAGCTGATAGTGGAAAAAGGATACACTGGGGGCACAGTGATTAATGTGATTGTTGCTCTGTTGATCGGATCCAC GTCACTAGGTCAGGCATCTCCCTGCATGAGTGCATTTGTGGCTGGTCAAGCTGCAGCTTCTAAAATGTTTCAGACTATCAGTAGGGAGCCTAAGATAGACGCTTACGAAATGAGGGGAAAGATATTGAAGGACATCAACGGGGATATAGAATTGAGGGATGTGTATTTCAGTTATCCAGCCAGACCCGATGATCAAATATTTTCTGGTCTTTCTCTTCTCGTCCCAAGTGGCATAACTGCAGCTTTGGTTGGACAAAGTGGAAGTGGAAAGTCAACAGTCATCAGTCTGCTAGAGAGATTTTATGATCCACAAGCTGGTGAAGTGCTCATAGATGGTATTAACCTCAAAGAATTTCAACTTAAGTGGATCCGAGAGAAAATTGGTCTTGTCAGCCAAGAACCTGTGTTGTTTACGTCCAGCATAAGGGATAACATTGCATATGGAAAAGATGGTGCAACTACTGAAGAGATAAGAGCAGTAGCTGAACTTGCCAATGCTGCTAAATTCATAGATAAACTACCTCAG GGACTAGACACCATGGTTGGTGAGCATGGAACTCAGATGTCAGGTGGGCAGAAACAGAGAATTGCAATAGCAAGAGCAATTCTGAAAGATCCACGAATTTTGCTTTTAGATGAAGCTACAAGTGCACTTGATGCAGAATCAGAAAGGATAGTGCAGGAGGCACTAGATAGGATTATGGTCAATCGAACAACTCTCATTGTTGCCCATCGTTTGAGCACTGTGAGAAATGTTGATTTGATTTCAGTTATTCACCATGGCAAGATAGTGGAAAAAG GCTCGCATTCAGAACTACTCAAGGATCCTGAAGGAGCTTACTCGCAGCTTATACGTTTACAAGAAGTAAATAAAGAGTCAGAGCATGAAACGGAAGACCACAAGTCAGATATTACTATGGAATCCTTTAGACAGTCGAGTCCAAGAATTTCACTGGAACGGTCTTTAAGCAGGGGATCTTCTGGAGCAGGAAATATAAGCCCATTCTCAGTCTCATTAGGTTTACATACTGCTGGATTCAGTGTCCCTGACACTGATAATGCCCCGGGAGAAGTAGAAGCTTCTTCACATAAACCAAAAACTCCAGATGGCCTAATCCGCCGCCTTGCTTATCTGAACAAGCCAGAGATCCCGGTACTTATAGCTGGAGCTATCGCTGCAATTCTTAATGGTGTCATATTTCCAATTTTTGGCGTCCTACTTTCCAATGTgattaaaacattttttgaacCACCGCATGAATTGAGAAAGGATTCCAAGTTCTGGGCACTAATGTTTATGACGCTTGGCCTGGCATCATTTTTGGTGTTTCCAACACAAACATACTTATTTTCTGTGGCTGGTGGCAAATTAATCCAAAGGATCCGATCTATTTGTTTTGAGAAGGTAGTTCACATGGAGGTCGGCTGGTTCGATGAGCCTGAGCATTCAAGTGGGGTAATTGGTGCTAGACTCTCAGCAGATGCAGCAACAGTGCGTGCTCTGGTTGGAGACTCTCTAGCTCAGATGGTTCAAAACATCGCTTCAGCAACAGCAGGTTTGGTCATTGCCTTTACTGCATGTTGGCAATTGGCCTTGATTATCCTTGTACTAATTCCTCTAGTAGGACTCAATGGAATTATTCAAATAAAGTTCATGAAAGGATTTAGTGCAGATGCAAAG ATGATGTATGAGGAAGCAAGTCAAGTTGCAAATGATGCTGTAGGCAGCATAAGAACTGTTGCCTCTTTCTGTGCTGAAGAGAAGGTGATGcaattatacaaaaagaaatGTGAAGGCCCTATGGAGACAGGAATAAAGCAAGGGCTGATCTGCGGAACAGGATTTggagtttctttcttcttactGTTTTCTGTCTATGCAACCAGTTTCTATGCGGGAGCTCAACTTGTCCAGCAtgggaaaacaacatttacagAAGTTTTTCGG GTTTTCTTCGCTTTGACCATGGCAGCCATTGGAATTTCTCAAACAAGTTCCTTCGGTCCTGATTCCTCCAGTGCCAAGACTGCAGCTGCATCCATATTCTCTATTATAGATCGAAAGTCAAAGATGGATGCAAGTGACGAGTCAGGTACGAAATTAGACAGTGTGAGAGGAGAGATTGAACTTCATCACATAAGCTTCAAGTATCCAACTAGGCCAGATATTCAAATTTTCCGAGACCTCAGCTTGGTGATTCATTCTGGCAAG ACTGTAGCCCTGGTTGGAGAGAGTGGAAGTGGGAAATCAACGGTGATATCATTGTTGCAAAGATTTTATGATCCTCATTCAGGTCATATAACTCTAGATGGAGTTGACATTCAAAGTCTCCAACTCAAGTGGCTGAGGCAGCAGATGGGACTCGTGAGCCAAGAACCAGTCCTATTTAATGATACAATCCGTGCCAACATTGCATATGGAAAACAAGGGAAAGCGACGGAGACAGAGATTTTAGCTGCATCAGAGCTAGCCAATGCACACAATTTCATCAGTAGTCTACAACAG GGTTATGATACCATAGTAGGAGAGCGAGGTGTCCAATTGTCAGGGGGGCAGAAACAAAGGGTAGCCATTGCACGTGCTATAGTCAAAAGTCCCAGAGTGCTTCTACTGGACGAGGCTACCAGTGCACTGGATGCTGAATCTGAGAGAACTGTTCAAGATGCACTGGACCGAGTCGTGGTGAACAGGACTACGGTTGTTGTAGCCCATCGGTTATCTACAATCAAGAATGCAGATGTTATTGCAGTGGTTAAAAATGGAGTTATTGTAGAGAAAGGCAAGCATGATACTTTGATCCATATCAAAGATGGTTTTTATGCCTCCTTGGTTGCCCTCCACATGACTGCCTCCACAGCTTAA
- the LOC18110028 gene encoding ABC transporter B family member 11 isoform X8 — protein MAPENGRNGESMDEATTSKRQEGKEKSSGPNKELEKQERSKEDEKTKTVPFPKLFSFADSTDTVLMIIGSIGAVGNGISLPLMSILLGDVINSFGQNQHNENVVHLVSKVSLKFVYLAVGSGVGSFLQVACWMVTGERQAARIRGTYLKTILRQDVAFFDKETNTGEVVGRMSGDTVLIQDAMGEKVGKFIQLLSTFFGGFAIAFVQGWLLTLVMLSSIPLIVIAGAAMSIMISRKASLGQTAYAKAAIVVEQTLGSIRTVASFTCEEQAISNYQKFLITAYKSGVQEGFAAGLGIGIVMLVIFSSYALAIWFGGKLIVEKGYTGGTVINVIVALLIGSTSLGQASPCMSAFVAGQAAASKMFQTISREPKIDAYEMRGKILKDINGDIELRDVYFSYPARPDDQIFSGLSLLVPSGITAALVGQSGSGKSTVISLLERFYDPQAGEVLIDGINLKEFQLKWIREKIGLVSQEPVLFTSSIRDNIAYGKDGATTEEIRAVAELANAAKFIDKLPQGLDTMVGEHGTQMSGGQKQRIAIARAILKDPRILLLDEATSALDAESERIVQEALDRIMVNRTTLIVAHRLSTVRNVDLISVIHHGKIVEKGSHSELLKDPEGAYSQLIRLQEVNKESEHETEDHKSDITMESFRQSSPRISLERSLSRGSSGAGNISPFSVSLGLHTAGFSVPDTDNAPGEVEASSHKPKTPDGLIRRLAYLNKPEIPVLIAGAIAAILNGVIFPIFGVLLSNVIKTFFEPPHELRKDSKFWALMFMTLGLASFLVFPTQTYLFSVAGGKLIQRIRSICFEKVVHMEVGWFDEPEHSSGVIGARLSADAATVRALVGDSLAQMVQNIASATAGLVIAFTACWQLALIILVLIPLVGLNGIIQIKFMKGFSADAKMMYEEASQVANDAVGSIRTVASFCAEEKVMQLYKKKCEGPMETGIKQGLICGTGFGVSFFLLFSVYATSFYAGAQLVQHGKTTFTEVFRVFFALTMAAIGISQTSSFGPDSSSAKTAAASIFSIIDRKSKMDASDESGTKLDSVRGEIELHHISFKYPTRPDIQIFRDLSLVIHSGKTVALVGESGSGKSTVISLLQRFYDPHSGHITLDGVDIQSLQLKWLRQQMGLVSQEPVLFNDTIRANIAYGKQGKATETEILAASELANAHNFISSLQQGYDTIVGERGVQLSGGQKQRVAIARAIVKSPRVLLLDEATSALDAESERTVQDALDRVVVNRTTVVVAHRLSTIKNADVIAVVKNGVIVEKGKHDTLIHIKDGFYASLVALHMTASTA, from the exons ATGGCCCCAGAGAACGGCAGAAATGGTGAAAGTATGGACGAGGCCACCACATCGAAAAGACAGGAAGGGAAGGAGAAAAGTTCAGGCCCGAATAAGGAACTAGAAAAGCAAGAGAGGAGCAAAGAAGatgagaaaactaaaactgtGCCATTCCCCAAGCTCTTTTCGTTTGCAGATTCCACAGATACTGTTTTGATGATCATTGGCTCGATTGGTGCTGTTGGAAATGGAATATCTTTGCCCCTTATGTCAATTCTATTGGGAGACGTGATTAATTCTTTTGGACAAAATCAGCATAATGAAAATGTGGTGCATTTAGTGTCCAAG GTATCTCTCAAATTTGTCTACTTGGCAGTGGGGTCTGGTGTAGGATCATTTCTGC AGGTGGCTTGCTGGATGGTCACGGGAGAGAGGCAGGCTGCTCGGATAAGGGGTACATATTTGAAAACTATACTAAGACAAGATGTTGCTTTTTTTGACAAGGAAACAAACACTGGAGAGGTTGTTGGTAGAATGTCTGGTGACACTGTTCTTATACAAGATGCCATGGGTGAAAAG GTTGGGAAATTTATACAGCTGCTATCAACATTCTTTGGAGGCTTTGCAATAGCATTTGTCCAAGGATGGCTTCTTACTCTAGTCATGTTATCTTCCATTCCCCTGATTGTGATAGCTGGTGCGGCCATGTCAATAATGATATCTAGGAAAGCATCTCTTGGACAAACTGCTTATGCAAAAGCAGCAATTGTCGTTGAACAGACACTTGGCTCGATCAGAACT GTCGCGTCATTTACTTGTGAAGAGCAAGCCATAAGCAATTACCAGAAGTTTCTCATTACTGCTTACAAATCCGGGGTTCAAGAAGGCTTTGCTGCTGGATTAGGTATTGGCATTGTTATGTTAGTAATCTTCAGCAGCTATGCTTTGGCAATATGGTTTGGTGGGAAGCTGATAGTGGAAAAAGGATACACTGGGGGCACAGTGATTAATGTGATTGTTGCTCTGTTGATCGGATCCAC GTCACTAGGTCAGGCATCTCCCTGCATGAGTGCATTTGTGGCTGGTCAAGCTGCAGCTTCTAAAATGTTTCAGACTATCAGTAGGGAGCCTAAGATAGACGCTTACGAAATGAGGGGAAAGATATTGAAGGACATCAACGGGGATATAGAATTGAGGGATGTGTATTTCAGTTATCCAGCCAGACCCGATGATCAAATATTTTCTGGTCTTTCTCTTCTCGTCCCAAGTGGCATAACTGCAGCTTTGGTTGGACAAAGTGGAAGTGGAAAGTCAACAGTCATCAGTCTGCTAGAGAGATTTTATGATCCACAAGCTGGTGAAGTGCTCATAGATGGTATTAACCTCAAAGAATTTCAACTTAAGTGGATCCGAGAGAAAATTGGTCTTGTCAGCCAAGAACCTGTGTTGTTTACGTCCAGCATAAGGGATAACATTGCATATGGAAAAGATGGTGCAACTACTGAAGAGATAAGAGCAGTAGCTGAACTTGCCAATGCTGCTAAATTCATAGATAAACTACCTCAG GGACTAGACACCATGGTTGGTGAGCATGGAACTCAGATGTCAGGTGGGCAGAAACAGAGAATTGCAATAGCAAGAGCAATTCTGAAAGATCCACGAATTTTGCTTTTAGATGAAGCTACAAGTGCACTTGATGCAGAATCAGAAAGGATAGTGCAGGAGGCACTAGATAGGATTATGGTCAATCGAACAACTCTCATTGTTGCCCATCGTTTGAGCACTGTGAGAAATGTTGATTTGATTTCAGTTATTCACCATGGCAAGATAGTGGAAAAAG GCTCGCATTCAGAACTACTCAAGGATCCTGAAGGAGCTTACTCGCAGCTTATACGTTTACAAGAAGTAAATAAAGAGTCAGAGCATGAAACGGAAGACCACAAGTCAGATATTACTATGGAATCCTTTAGACAGTCGAGTCCAAGAATTTCACTGGAACGGTCTTTAAGCAGGGGATCTTCTGGAGCAGGAAATATAAGCCCATTCTCAGTCTCATTAGGTTTACATACTGCTGGATTCAGTGTCCCTGACACTGATAATGCCCCGGGAGAAGTAGAAGCTTCTTCACATAAACCAAAAACTCCAGATGGCCTAATCCGCCGCCTTGCTTATCTGAACAAGCCAGAGATCCCGGTACTTATAGCTGGAGCTATCGCTGCAATTCTTAATGGTGTCATATTTCCAATTTTTGGCGTCCTACTTTCCAATGTgattaaaacattttttgaacCACCGCATGAATTGAGAAAGGATTCCAAGTTCTGGGCACTAATGTTTATGACGCTTGGCCTGGCATCATTTTTGGTGTTTCCAACACAAACATACTTATTTTCTGTGGCTGGTGGCAAATTAATCCAAAGGATCCGATCTATTTGTTTTGAGAAGGTAGTTCACATGGAGGTCGGCTGGTTCGATGAGCCTGAGCATTCAAGTGGGGTAATTGGTGCTAGACTCTCAGCAGATGCAGCAACAGTGCGTGCTCTGGTTGGAGACTCTCTAGCTCAGATGGTTCAAAACATCGCTTCAGCAACAGCAGGTTTGGTCATTGCCTTTACTGCATGTTGGCAATTGGCCTTGATTATCCTTGTACTAATTCCTCTAGTAGGACTCAATGGAATTATTCAAATAAAGTTCATGAAAGGATTTAGTGCAGATGCAAAG ATGATGTATGAGGAAGCAAGTCAAGTTGCAAATGATGCTGTAGGCAGCATAAGAACTGTTGCCTCTTTCTGTGCTGAAGAGAAGGTGATGcaattatacaaaaagaaatGTGAAGGCCCTATGGAGACAGGAATAAAGCAAGGGCTGATCTGCGGAACAGGATTTggagtttctttcttcttactGTTTTCTGTCTATGCAACCAGTTTCTATGCGGGAGCTCAACTTGTCCAGCAtgggaaaacaacatttacagAAGTTTTTCGG GTTTTCTTCGCTTTGACCATGGCAGCCATTGGAATTTCTCAAACAAGTTCCTTCGGTCCTGATTCCTCCAGTGCCAAGACTGCAGCTGCATCCATATTCTCTATTATAGATCGAAAGTCAAAGATGGATGCAAGTGACGAGTCAGGTACGAAATTAGACAGTGTGAGAGGAGAGATTGAACTTCATCACATAAGCTTCAAGTATCCAACTAGGCCAGATATTCAAATTTTCCGAGACCTCAGCTTGGTGATTCATTCTGGCAAG ACTGTAGCCCTGGTTGGAGAGAGTGGAAGTGGGAAATCAACGGTGATATCATTGTTGCAAAGATTTTATGATCCTCATTCAGGTCATATAACTCTAGATGGAGTTGACATTCAAAGTCTCCAACTCAAGTGGCTGAGGCAGCAGATGGGACTCGTGAGCCAAGAACCAGTCCTATTTAATGATACAATCCGTGCCAACATTGCATATGGAAAACAAGGGAAAGCGACGGAGACAGAGATTTTAGCTGCATCAGAGCTAGCCAATGCACACAATTTCATCAGTAGTCTACAACAG GGTTATGATACCATAGTAGGAGAGCGAGGTGTCCAATTGTCAGGGGGGCAGAAACAAAGGGTAGCCATTGCACGTGCTATAGTCAAAAGTCCCAGAGTGCTTCTACTGGACGAGGCTACCAGTGCACTGGATGCTGAATCTGAGAGAACTGTTCAAGATGCACTGGACCGAGTCGTGGTGAACAGGACTACGGTTGTTGTAGCCCATCGGTTATCTACAATCAAGAATGCAGATGTTATTGCAGTGGTTAAAAATGGAGTTATTGTAGAGAAAGGCAAGCATGATACTTTGATCCATATCAAAGATGGTTTTTATGCCTCCTTGGTTGCCCTCCACATGACTGCCTCCACAGCTTAA
- the LOC18110028 gene encoding ABC transporter B family member 4 isoform X10, translated as MVTGERQAARIRGTYLKTILRQDVAFFDKETNTGEVVGRMSGDTVLIQDAMGEKVGKFIQLLSTFFGGFAIAFVQGWLLTLVMLSSIPLIVIAGAAMSIMISRKASLGQTAYAKAAIVVEQTLGSIRTVASFTCEEQAISNYQKFLITAYKSGVQEGFAAGLGIGIVMLVIFSSYALAIWFGGKLIVEKGYTGGTVINVIVALLIGSTSLGQASPCMSAFVAGQAAASKMFQTISREPKIDAYEMRGKILKDINGDIELRDVYFSYPARPDDQIFSGLSLLVPSGITAALVGQSGSGKSTVISLLERFYDPQAGEVLIDGINLKEFQLKWIREKIGLVSQEPVLFTSSIRDNIAYGKDGATTEEIRAVAELANAAKFIDKLPQGLDTMVGEHGTQMSGGQKQRIAIARAILKDPRILLLDEATSALDAESERIVQEALDRIMVNRTTLIVAHRLSTVRNVDLISVIHHGKIVEKGSHSELLKDPEGAYSQLIRLQEVNKESEHETEDHKSDITMESFRQSSPRISLERSLSRGSSGAGNISPFSVSLGLHTAGFSVPDTDNAPGEVEASSHKPKTPDGLIRRLAYLNKPEIPVLIAGAIAAILNGVIFPIFGVLLSNVIKTFFEPPHELRKDSKFWALMFMTLGLASFLVFPTQTYLFSVAGGKLIQRIRSICFEKVVHMEVGWFDEPEHSSGVIGARLSADAATVRALVGDSLAQMVQNIASATAGLVIAFTACWQLALIILVLIPLVGLNGIIQIKFMKGFSADAKMMYEEASQVANDAVGSIRTVASFCAEEKVMQLYKKKCEGPMETGIKQGLICGTGFGVSFFLLFSVYATSFYAGAQLVQHGKTTFTEVFRVFFALTMAAIGISQTSSFGPDSSSAKTAAASIFSIIDRKSKMDASDESGTKLDSVRGEIELHHISFKYPTRPDIQIFRDLSLVIHSGKTVALVGESGSGKSTVISLLQRFYDPHSGHITLDGVDIQSLQLKWLRQQMGLVSQEPVLFNDTIRANIAYGKQGKATETEILAASELANAHNFISSLQQGYDTIVGERGVQLSGGQKQRVAIARAIVKSPRVLLLDEATSALDAESERTVQDALDRVVVNRTTVVVAHRLSTIKNADVIAVVKNGVIVEKGKHDTLIHIKDGFYASLVALHMTASTA; from the exons ATGGTCACGGGAGAGAGGCAGGCTGCTCGGATAAGGGGTACATATTTGAAAACTATACTAAGACAAGATGTTGCTTTTTTTGACAAGGAAACAAACACTGGAGAGGTTGTTGGTAGAATGTCTGGTGACACTGTTCTTATACAAGATGCCATGGGTGAAAAG GTTGGGAAATTTATACAGCTGCTATCAACATTCTTTGGAGGCTTTGCAATAGCATTTGTCCAAGGATGGCTTCTTACTCTAGTCATGTTATCTTCCATTCCCCTGATTGTGATAGCTGGTGCGGCCATGTCAATAATGATATCTAGGAAAGCATCTCTTGGACAAACTGCTTATGCAAAAGCAGCAATTGTCGTTGAACAGACACTTGGCTCGATCAGAACT GTCGCGTCATTTACTTGTGAAGAGCAAGCCATAAGCAATTACCAGAAGTTTCTCATTACTGCTTACAAATCCGGGGTTCAAGAAGGCTTTGCTGCTGGATTAGGTATTGGCATTGTTATGTTAGTAATCTTCAGCAGCTATGCTTTGGCAATATGGTTTGGTGGGAAGCTGATAGTGGAAAAAGGATACACTGGGGGCACAGTGATTAATGTGATTGTTGCTCTGTTGATCGGATCCAC GTCACTAGGTCAGGCATCTCCCTGCATGAGTGCATTTGTGGCTGGTCAAGCTGCAGCTTCTAAAATGTTTCAGACTATCAGTAGGGAGCCTAAGATAGACGCTTACGAAATGAGGGGAAAGATATTGAAGGACATCAACGGGGATATAGAATTGAGGGATGTGTATTTCAGTTATCCAGCCAGACCCGATGATCAAATATTTTCTGGTCTTTCTCTTCTCGTCCCAAGTGGCATAACTGCAGCTTTGGTTGGACAAAGTGGAAGTGGAAAGTCAACAGTCATCAGTCTGCTAGAGAGATTTTATGATCCACAAGCTGGTGAAGTGCTCATAGATGGTATTAACCTCAAAGAATTTCAACTTAAGTGGATCCGAGAGAAAATTGGTCTTGTCAGCCAAGAACCTGTGTTGTTTACGTCCAGCATAAGGGATAACATTGCATATGGAAAAGATGGTGCAACTACTGAAGAGATAAGAGCAGTAGCTGAACTTGCCAATGCTGCTAAATTCATAGATAAACTACCTCAG GGACTAGACACCATGGTTGGTGAGCATGGAACTCAGATGTCAGGTGGGCAGAAACAGAGAATTGCAATAGCAAGAGCAATTCTGAAAGATCCACGAATTTTGCTTTTAGATGAAGCTACAAGTGCACTTGATGCAGAATCAGAAAGGATAGTGCAGGAGGCACTAGATAGGATTATGGTCAATCGAACAACTCTCATTGTTGCCCATCGTTTGAGCACTGTGAGAAATGTTGATTTGATTTCAGTTATTCACCATGGCAAGATAGTGGAAAAAG GCTCGCATTCAGAACTACTCAAGGATCCTGAAGGAGCTTACTCGCAGCTTATACGTTTACAAGAAGTAAATAAAGAGTCAGAGCATGAAACGGAAGACCACAAGTCAGATATTACTATGGAATCCTTTAGACAGTCGAGTCCAAGAATTTCACTGGAACGGTCTTTAAGCAGGGGATCTTCTGGAGCAGGAAATATAAGCCCATTCTCAGTCTCATTAGGTTTACATACTGCTGGATTCAGTGTCCCTGACACTGATAATGCCCCGGGAGAAGTAGAAGCTTCTTCACATAAACCAAAAACTCCAGATGGCCTAATCCGCCGCCTTGCTTATCTGAACAAGCCAGAGATCCCGGTACTTATAGCTGGAGCTATCGCTGCAATTCTTAATGGTGTCATATTTCCAATTTTTGGCGTCCTACTTTCCAATGTgattaaaacattttttgaacCACCGCATGAATTGAGAAAGGATTCCAAGTTCTGGGCACTAATGTTTATGACGCTTGGCCTGGCATCATTTTTGGTGTTTCCAACACAAACATACTTATTTTCTGTGGCTGGTGGCAAATTAATCCAAAGGATCCGATCTATTTGTTTTGAGAAGGTAGTTCACATGGAGGTCGGCTGGTTCGATGAGCCTGAGCATTCAAGTGGGGTAATTGGTGCTAGACTCTCAGCAGATGCAGCAACAGTGCGTGCTCTGGTTGGAGACTCTCTAGCTCAGATGGTTCAAAACATCGCTTCAGCAACAGCAGGTTTGGTCATTGCCTTTACTGCATGTTGGCAATTGGCCTTGATTATCCTTGTACTAATTCCTCTAGTAGGACTCAATGGAATTATTCAAATAAAGTTCATGAAAGGATTTAGTGCAGATGCAAAG ATGATGTATGAGGAAGCAAGTCAAGTTGCAAATGATGCTGTAGGCAGCATAAGAACTGTTGCCTCTTTCTGTGCTGAAGAGAAGGTGATGcaattatacaaaaagaaatGTGAAGGCCCTATGGAGACAGGAATAAAGCAAGGGCTGATCTGCGGAACAGGATTTggagtttctttcttcttactGTTTTCTGTCTATGCAACCAGTTTCTATGCGGGAGCTCAACTTGTCCAGCAtgggaaaacaacatttacagAAGTTTTTCGG GTTTTCTTCGCTTTGACCATGGCAGCCATTGGAATTTCTCAAACAAGTTCCTTCGGTCCTGATTCCTCCAGTGCCAAGACTGCAGCTGCATCCATATTCTCTATTATAGATCGAAAGTCAAAGATGGATGCAAGTGACGAGTCAGGTACGAAATTAGACAGTGTGAGAGGAGAGATTGAACTTCATCACATAAGCTTCAAGTATCCAACTAGGCCAGATATTCAAATTTTCCGAGACCTCAGCTTGGTGATTCATTCTGGCAAG ACTGTAGCCCTGGTTGGAGAGAGTGGAAGTGGGAAATCAACGGTGATATCATTGTTGCAAAGATTTTATGATCCTCATTCAGGTCATATAACTCTAGATGGAGTTGACATTCAAAGTCTCCAACTCAAGTGGCTGAGGCAGCAGATGGGACTCGTGAGCCAAGAACCAGTCCTATTTAATGATACAATCCGTGCCAACATTGCATATGGAAAACAAGGGAAAGCGACGGAGACAGAGATTTTAGCTGCATCAGAGCTAGCCAATGCACACAATTTCATCAGTAGTCTACAACAG GGTTATGATACCATAGTAGGAGAGCGAGGTGTCCAATTGTCAGGGGGGCAGAAACAAAGGGTAGCCATTGCACGTGCTATAGTCAAAAGTCCCAGAGTGCTTCTACTGGACGAGGCTACCAGTGCACTGGATGCTGAATCTGAGAGAACTGTTCAAGATGCACTGGACCGAGTCGTGGTGAACAGGACTACGGTTGTTGTAGCCCATCGGTTATCTACAATCAAGAATGCAGATGTTATTGCAGTGGTTAAAAATGGAGTTATTGTAGAGAAAGGCAAGCATGATACTTTGATCCATATCAAAGATGGTTTTTATGCCTCCTTGGTTGCCCTCCACATGACTGCCTCCACAGCTTAA